The proteins below are encoded in one region of Serratia symbiotica:
- the panF gene encoding sodium/pantothenate symporter, protein MQTEVIIPLIAYLLLVFGLSVYAYGHRQSGNFLNEYFLGNRSMGGFMLAMTLTATYISASSFIGGPGAAYKYGLGWVLLAMIQLPAVWLSLGVLGKKFAILARRYNAITLNDMLYGRFQSRMLVWLASLSLLVAFLGAMTVQFIGGARLLESAVGIPYNIGLLIFGISIVLYTAFGGFRASVLNDAMQGLVMLLGTVLLLGAVIHAAGGLHHAIDKLQQIDPALVSPQGGDQILSLPFMASFWVLVCFGVIGLPHTAVRCISYKDSKAVHRGIILGTVVVALLMLGMHLAGALGRAVLPDLKIPDQVIPTLMVTVLPPYAAGIFLAAPLAAIMSTINAQLLQSSATIVKDLYLGVRPHHIHNARMIKRLSNLTTLILGWLVLLAAWHPPEMIIWLNLLAFGGLEAVFLWPLVLGLYWQRANAQGALSSMASGAVCYTLLASFGLQPAGLHPIVPALLLSLLAFYIGNVVGEKRRVASSLPS, encoded by the coding sequence ATGCAAACTGAAGTGATCATACCGCTGATCGCCTACCTGCTGCTGGTATTCGGCCTGTCTGTCTACGCCTACGGCCACCGCCAAAGCGGTAATTTCCTTAACGAATACTTCCTCGGCAATCGTTCGATGGGAGGCTTTATGCTGGCGATGACCCTGACTGCCACCTACATCAGCGCCAGTTCGTTTATCGGCGGCCCCGGCGCAGCGTACAAATACGGCTTGGGATGGGTGCTGCTGGCGATGATCCAACTACCGGCGGTGTGGCTGTCACTCGGCGTACTGGGTAAGAAGTTCGCCATTCTGGCGCGGCGCTATAATGCCATTACCCTCAACGACATGCTGTATGGCCGCTTCCAGAGCCGAATGTTGGTTTGGCTAGCCAGCCTCAGCCTGCTGGTAGCGTTCCTCGGTGCCATGACTGTGCAGTTTATCGGTGGTGCCCGCCTGTTGGAAAGTGCTGTGGGTATCCCCTACAACATTGGCCTGCTGATTTTCGGCATCAGTATCGTGCTCTATACCGCCTTTGGCGGCTTCCGTGCCAGCGTGCTCAACGATGCCATGCAGGGTCTGGTGATGCTGCTTGGCACTGTCTTACTGCTGGGAGCGGTGATCCACGCCGCCGGTGGATTGCACCACGCGATAGATAAGCTACAGCAGATCGACCCGGCGCTAGTGTCGCCTCAGGGCGGTGATCAGATCCTCAGCCTACCATTTATGGCCTCATTTTGGGTCTTGGTGTGCTTCGGGGTGATTGGCCTGCCCCACACTGCCGTGCGCTGTATCTCATATAAAGACAGCAAGGCGGTACATCGCGGTATCATTCTTGGCACCGTGGTGGTGGCACTACTGATGCTCGGCATGCATCTGGCTGGCGCACTGGGCCGCGCGGTGTTGCCGGATCTGAAAATCCCTGATCAAGTGATCCCAACGCTGATGGTCACCGTGCTGCCACCTTATGCTGCTGGCATCTTTCTGGCAGCACCGCTGGCGGCAATCATGTCCACCATCAACGCCCAATTGTTGCAATCTTCCGCCACCATCGTCAAAGATCTTTATCTTGGCGTGCGACCGCATCACATACACAACGCGCGGATGATAAAGCGTTTATCCAATCTGACCACCTTGATCCTCGGCTGGCTGGTGCTGCTGGCAGCCTGGCATCCACCGGAAATGATCATCTGGCTGAACTTGCTTGCCTTCGGCGGGCTAGAAGCGGTGTTCCTGTGGCCGTTGGTACTAGGGCTATATTGGCAACGCGCCAATGCTCAGGGGGCGCTTAGCTCAATGGCATCAGGTGCGGTATGCTATACGCTATTGGCCAGCTTTGGCCTTCAGCCAGCCGGGCTACACCCTATCGTGCCTGCTCTGTTGCTTAGCCTGCTGGCGTTTTATATCGGCAACGTTGTTGGCGAAAAACGTCGTGTGGCGTCATCCTTACCCTCTTGA
- a CDS encoding YhdT family protein, with protein sequence MDKRFIQAHREARWTLGLTLLYLLVWSLAAYLPDSVNGITGLPHWFEMACLLVPLGFIALCWLMVRLVFRDISLEDGDAN encoded by the coding sequence ATGGACAAACGCTTTATTCAAGCTCACCGCGAAGCGCGCTGGACACTGGGCCTGACGCTGCTTTACCTGCTAGTTTGGTCGTTGGCTGCCTACCTGCCGGACAGCGTAAACGGTATCACTGGTTTACCGCATTGGTTCGAGATGGCTTGTCTGCTGGTGCCCCTGGGGTTTATCGCCCTGTGCTGGCTGATGGTGCGGCTCGTCTTCCGCGATATTTCCCTGGAGGACGGTGATGCAAACTGA
- the queF gene encoding NADPH-dependent 7-cyano-7-deazaguanine reductase QueF (Catalyzes the NADPH-dependent reduction of 7-cyano-7-deazaguanine (preQ0) to 7-aminomethyl-7-deazaguanine (preQ1) in queuosine biosynthesis), whose translation MHIKKQDKITHLGSNSDYPDHYAPALLEALPRARGRDLIGVNEHNLPFSGFDLWTAFELSWLNAKGKPVVGIGEFTLPHSSTNLIESKSFKLYLNSFNQTRFDSVEAVNTVMQKDLSQAANGLVGVKLYPGLDGYSTQIDHLPGVNIDDLDIAIDDYAFKSECLHGAASEQAEWVTETLSSHLLKSNCPVTHQPDWGSVVIHYQGRKIDRERLLRYLISFRQHNEFHEQCVERIFNDIKQYCQPEKLSVFARYTRRGGLDINPFRSDFEAVPVLGRLVRQ comes from the coding sequence ATGCATATCAAAAAACAAGATAAAATCACTCATCTTGGCAGTAACTCGGACTATCCAGATCACTATGCTCCAGCGTTACTCGAAGCTTTGCCCCGCGCTCGTGGTAGGGATCTGATCGGTGTGAATGAACATAACCTGCCGTTCAGCGGCTTCGATCTGTGGACTGCTTTCGAACTTTCCTGGCTCAACGCCAAAGGCAAACCGGTGGTGGGGATAGGGGAATTTACCTTGCCACACTCCTCCACCAACTTGATCGAATCTAAATCTTTCAAGTTGTACCTCAACAGTTTTAACCAAACGCGTTTCGACAGTGTGGAAGCGGTGAACACTGTGATGCAAAAAGATCTCTCGCAGGCGGCCAACGGCTTGGTCGGGGTTAAACTCTATCCGGGGCTGGATGGCTATTCAACGCAGATCGATCATCTACCGGGTGTCAATATTGATGATCTGGATATCGCCATTGATGACTATGCCTTCAAATCGGAATGTCTGCACGGTGCGGCCAGCGAACAGGCAGAATGGGTAACAGAGACGCTGTCCTCCCATCTGTTAAAGTCCAACTGCCCGGTGACTCATCAACCGGATTGGGGCAGCGTGGTCATTCACTACCAAGGCCGGAAAATCGATCGCGAGCGCCTGCTGCGCTACCTGATCTCGTTTCGCCAACATAACGAATTCCACGAGCAGTGCGTCGAGCGTATATTCAACGACATCAAGCAATACTGCCAGCCGGAGAAACTCAGCGTTTTCGCCCGCTATACCCGCCGTGGCGGTTTGGACATCAACCCCTTCCGTAGCGACTTCGAAGCAGTGCCGGTTCTCGGTCGTCTGGTCAGGCAATAA
- a CDS encoding putative adhesin, whose translation MPKISPIYNQHRQAIGNHTMRLDRKQGGQELQNERVKKTAMQPGRHKKNIDRQNVAHAALQLLSVLSSMRNSNITPAISSKRADELSMKERITHVDERYKPHGAEQVIHQETGKNKKQNTREKENGDPRSGVWPSGDTKKYPGYNIDTSLQPQNRNIPLPESGLTTLTNHIDSKIATMLNSISNVIHEAGQFISRNDPLRFPAADALSAIGNQRAGNTRALSRLPRYVVFFPKTTTPPPVPDDVKIVRLYDYSCMNNGENLGFSQILRHVGKSLQDPFTMMAIEIKKIYNWNKGFGCPEPDEISKITRITKMVNVIVSQLVALLPGSQALAITQYIIGPLLERAANDLEGKPTSPEQEFSLIQQVTQQARFSIMTTNHREQMHLKTPPISIRKEPRVDLPIFHIKDGVNHINLENNGKVYSVPVSERNGKIFAFVPKGTESGGKRHQVYFNHLAQKWERTGDGKFNRFSKREQRIVHKYSLGTYHRYQPKMTDRTAVYSVINPFSSRPKRLSAVEILGRLVPYRYDFTTGKSFIYDPLVGGHAHEIVLAQNEWHLKIQPSKKIRFESLYCPEYGRNLNVAVVRKVKGREILAQVNPNTGIFWGKKFFRDEVGNLKSVSSKLKNKELRQKPTKGDNSPGYKIVESSVGASNTIPLLGDKYPFILKENVGGIYIKYSTSFPEGSKNVESLVVSAHGGFIDSDTSTPVVSLPSDMVIKMLTPHGTKLFDPGLDNVVNAGEKLRAYVTFKRGKVTDVDFIPQDNNSEWKYSGDYSPGDILNTQGRKDGLQNYRHYRYEGESDEHIANVLMKNRALAKKGEADLTDVLTVNDKFSDIGDTSLSEASLQKIIDLDREGKLINANGDRYKSIIFSHCRNHFLRSESSISTYSIEKIENPQTQGLPKGATMSEITITRLHRAAVDKPFEKEILSMGYFAFIPVNRVDDKKRGSKAWLAGVKNAIDLSAIPPMPQQFSRSHWPGKQR comes from the coding sequence ATGCCAAAAATATCCCCGATTTATAATCAGCACCGCCAAGCTATAGGCAATCATACAATGCGCTTGGACAGAAAACAGGGTGGGCAGGAATTACAGAATGAGCGTGTGAAAAAAACAGCCATGCAACCCGGTCGCCATAAAAAAAACATTGACAGACAAAATGTTGCACATGCAGCTTTGCAGTTACTCTCCGTCCTCAGTTCAATGCGGAATAGCAATATAACTCCAGCAATATCATCCAAAAGGGCCGATGAACTTTCAATGAAAGAAAGAATTACCCATGTCGATGAGAGATATAAACCACATGGGGCTGAGCAGGTAATTCACCAAGAGACAGGAAAAAATAAAAAACAGAATACCAGGGAGAAAGAAAATGGCGACCCCCGATCTGGTGTCTGGCCGTCTGGAGACACTAAAAAATATCCAGGCTACAATATTGACACATCATTGCAGCCACAGAATCGAAATATTCCGCTTCCAGAATCTGGTTTGACTACATTAACAAACCATATTGATAGTAAAATCGCCACAATGCTGAATTCAATCAGTAATGTAATACATGAAGCAGGACAATTTATATCCCGGAATGACCCTCTTCGATTCCCGGCTGCGGATGCATTATCTGCAATAGGAAATCAAAGGGCAGGTAACACTAGGGCGTTGAGTCGACTTCCTCGTTATGTAGTCTTTTTCCCAAAAACTACCACACCCCCCCCCGTACCTGATGACGTGAAAATTGTCAGATTGTATGATTATTCCTGTATGAATAACGGGGAGAATCTGGGGTTCTCACAAATATTGCGCCATGTCGGTAAAAGCCTTCAAGACCCTTTCACAATGATGGCTATTGAAATTAAAAAAATTTACAATTGGAATAAAGGTTTCGGCTGCCCCGAACCCGATGAGATAAGCAAGATTACCCGTATTACCAAAATGGTTAATGTTATTGTTTCTCAGTTAGTTGCTTTATTGCCCGGTAGCCAGGCTCTGGCTATTACACAATATATTATCGGGCCATTGCTTGAACGAGCAGCGAACGATCTGGAGGGAAAACCCACATCGCCTGAGCAAGAGTTTTCACTGATACAGCAAGTGACTCAGCAGGCCAGATTCAGCATTATGACAACAAACCATAGGGAACAGATGCATCTTAAAACCCCCCCGATCTCAATACGAAAAGAGCCTCGGGTAGATTTGCCCATTTTCCATATAAAAGACGGTGTTAATCATATTAATTTGGAAAACAATGGTAAGGTTTACAGCGTTCCTGTCAGTGAGCGCAATGGGAAAATCTTTGCTTTTGTTCCAAAAGGGACTGAAAGTGGCGGAAAACGGCATCAGGTCTATTTCAACCATCTGGCCCAGAAATGGGAAAGGACGGGTGATGGCAAGTTTAATCGTTTCAGTAAGCGGGAACAGCGAATAGTACACAAATATTCCCTCGGAACCTATCATCGTTATCAGCCTAAAATGACTGATAGAACAGCAGTATATAGTGTCATAAATCCATTTTCTTCCCGACCTAAAAGGTTAAGTGCAGTTGAGATTCTTGGCCGATTGGTGCCATATCGTTATGACTTTACAACAGGTAAGTCGTTTATTTACGACCCTCTGGTTGGTGGTCATGCTCATGAAATTGTATTAGCGCAAAACGAATGGCATTTGAAGATACAACCCAGTAAAAAAATCAGGTTTGAATCTCTATATTGCCCTGAATATGGTAGGAACCTAAATGTTGCCGTTGTCCGGAAAGTAAAGGGGCGGGAAATACTGGCTCAGGTAAACCCTAATACGGGTATCTTCTGGGGAAAAAAATTCTTCCGGGATGAAGTCGGAAATCTCAAATCCGTTTCATCCAAACTGAAGAATAAAGAGCTTAGACAAAAACCAACAAAAGGAGATAATTCTCCTGGCTATAAAATAGTGGAGTCATCTGTCGGAGCGAGCAATACCATTCCTCTTTTGGGTGATAAATATCCATTCATTTTAAAAGAAAATGTGGGGGGGATCTACATTAAATATAGTACTTCCTTTCCAGAGGGAAGTAAGAATGTTGAATCGTTAGTCGTATCTGCGCACGGCGGATTTATTGATAGTGATACCAGCACTCCAGTTGTATCACTACCTTCAGATATGGTTATTAAGATGCTAACTCCACATGGTACAAAGCTTTTTGACCCCGGGTTGGATAATGTGGTTAATGCGGGTGAAAAATTACGGGCTTATGTGACATTTAAGCGTGGTAAGGTTACCGATGTAGACTTTATCCCACAAGATAATAATTCAGAATGGAAATACTCTGGTGATTATTCCCCTGGTGATATTTTGAATACTCAGGGAAGGAAGGATGGACTACAAAATTATAGGCATTACAGATATGAAGGTGAGAGTGATGAACACATTGCCAATGTTTTGATGAAAAACCGTGCTCTTGCCAAAAAAGGAGAGGCGGATTTGACTGATGTGCTCACTGTAAATGATAAATTTTCAGATATAGGAGATACTTCCCTCTCAGAAGCAAGTTTGCAGAAAATTATAGATTTAGATAGGGAGGGTAAATTAATCAATGCCAATGGTGACCGCTATAAAAGCATTATTTTTTCACACTGTAGGAATCATTTTCTTAGATCGGAATCGAGTATTTCTACCTATAGTATAGAGAAAATCGAAAATCCGCAGACACAAGGTCTACCCAAAGGCGCAACAATGAGTGAGATCACGATAACCAGGCTGCATCGGGCTGCTGTGGATAAGCCGTTTGAAAAAGAAATACTTTCGATGGGCTACTTTGCGTTCATACCTGTCAACAGGGTTGACGATAAAAAACGCGGGAGCAAAGCATGGCTAGCTGGCGTAAAAAACGCCATCGACTTGTCCGCGATACCGCCGATGCCGCAACAATTTTCCCGGAGCCACTGGCCCGGCAAACAGCGCTAA
- the exbD gene encoding TonB system transport protein ExbD, translated as MAMRLNEGLDDNGELHEINVTPFIDVMLVLLIIFMVAAPLATVDIRVNLPASSAKPQPRPEKPVFLSVKADKQLYVGDQPVNVDQLLLVLDQRTQANKETTIFFQADKSVDYETLMSVMDTLRKAGYLKVGLVGMESTTK; from the coding sequence ATGGCGATGCGCTTAAATGAAGGTCTGGACGACAACGGCGAACTGCATGAAATCAACGTGACGCCGTTTATCGACGTGATGTTGGTGCTGTTGATCATCTTTATGGTGGCCGCGCCGCTAGCAACGGTGGATATTCGCGTCAACTTGCCAGCATCTTCCGCCAAACCACAGCCACGGCCAGAGAAACCAGTGTTTCTATCGGTGAAAGCGGACAAACAGCTCTATGTAGGCGATCAGCCGGTCAATGTCGATCAATTGTTGTTGGTACTGGATCAACGCACTCAGGCGAACAAAGAAACCACCATTTTCTTCCAGGCAGACAAGAGCGTGGACTATGAAACACTGATGAGCGTGATGGACACCTTGCGTAAAGCAGGTTACCTGAAAGTCGGGCTGGTGGGCATGGAAAGTACCACCAAATAG
- the exbB gene encoding tol-pal system-associated acyl-CoA thioesterase produces the protein MKTAGKSLNQGSPSMGRGQQGKAFGYALIASMVLVIGLAGRVQAAPETPPAVTESVVPGSVPENITPLDPAPTIQPPATGNMDLSVWGMYQHADIVVKVVMIGLVLASIVTWTILFAKGSELFCAKRRLLREQWVLAEVHSLDEASKLAQSFSEQSISAVLLNDAQNELALSAKSNDNSGIKERTGFRLERRVAAYSRDMARGNGFLATIGAISPFIGLFGTVWGIMNSFIGIAHSQTTNLAVVAPGIAEALLATALGLCAAIPAVVIYNIFARVISSHRAQVSDVAAQVMLLQSRDLDLAAAVEAKRSPHAQQPQVA, from the coding sequence GTGAAGACGGCTGGCAAGAGTTTAAATCAAGGATCGCCCAGCATGGGTCGGGGGCAACAGGGTAAGGCTTTCGGCTACGCTCTGATCGCTTCAATGGTATTGGTGATTGGGCTAGCAGGTCGCGTACAGGCTGCGCCGGAAACACCTCCCGCCGTTACCGAAAGCGTTGTTCCTGGCTCCGTGCCAGAGAACATCACCCCGCTGGATCCAGCGCCAACTATTCAGCCACCAGCAACAGGTAACATGGATCTTTCTGTCTGGGGCATGTACCAGCACGCCGACATCGTGGTGAAAGTGGTGATGATTGGCCTGGTGCTGGCGTCTATCGTTACTTGGACTATTTTGTTCGCCAAAGGCAGCGAGCTGTTCTGTGCCAAGCGCCGCCTACTCCGCGAGCAGTGGGTATTGGCTGAGGTGCATTCGCTGGATGAAGCATCCAAGCTGGCGCAGAGTTTCTCGGAACAAAGTATCAGTGCAGTGTTGCTAAACGATGCGCAGAACGAGCTGGCGCTGTCAGCAAAATCCAACGACAACAGCGGCATTAAGGAACGCACCGGTTTCCGTCTTGAGCGCCGCGTAGCAGCTTACAGCCGTGACATGGCGCGCGGTAACGGCTTCCTGGCCACCATTGGCGCTATCTCACCGTTCATCGGCCTGTTCGGCACCGTTTGGGGGATCATGAACAGCTTTATTGGTATCGCACACTCGCAGACCACCAACCTAGCTGTGGTTGCGCCTGGCATCGCAGAAGCCCTGTTGGCAACGGCGCTGGGTCTGTGTGCTGCAATCCCAGCAGTCGTGATCTACAACATCTTCGCCCGTGTGATCAGTAGCCACCGCGCCCAGGTTAGCGACGTTGCAGCACAAGTGATGCTGTTACAGAGCCGCGATCTGGATCTGGCCGCAGCAGTGGAAGCCAAACGCTCCCCACACGCACAGCAACCACAGGTGGCGTGA
- the metC gene encoding cystathionine beta-lyase has protein sequence MTSKHIETTLIGAGRSKRYTQGAVNPITQRASSLVFGTVAAKKHATANRAHGELFYGRRGTLTHFALQDAMVELEGGSGCVLYPCGAAAVSNAILSFVGAGDHLLMTGSAYEPTQDFCTHILGRMKVATTYFDPLIGVGITELIQPNTRVVFLESPGSITMEVQDIPAMVQAIRAVAPEVVIMIDNTWAAGVLFKALDFDIDISIQSGTKYIIGHADYMLGTAVANARCWNPLREYSYLMGQMVDADTAYMASRGLRTLWVRLKQHGQSSIEVANWLTGRPEVAVINHPALPSCKGHEFYRRDFSGCNGLFSFVLKDRLNERQLAAYLDNFSHFSMAYSWGGYESLILTNQPEELAAVRPAGGVDFSGTLVRVHIGLENVDDLIADLAAGFERIAKAC, from the coding sequence ATGACGTCAAAACATATCGAAACTACGCTGATCGGCGCTGGCCGCAGCAAACGCTACACCCAGGGGGCCGTGAATCCCATTACCCAACGCGCCTCCTCATTGGTTTTTGGAACCGTGGCGGCTAAGAAGCACGCCACTGCCAACCGCGCCCACGGTGAGTTATTCTATGGCCGCCGTGGCACCCTGACGCACTTTGCCTTGCAGGATGCGATGGTGGAACTGGAGGGCGGCAGTGGTTGTGTGCTCTATCCTTGCGGAGCGGCGGCGGTTTCCAACGCCATCTTGTCGTTTGTTGGTGCCGGTGATCACTTGCTGATGACCGGCTCGGCCTACGAACCCACGCAAGACTTTTGCACCCATATTCTTGGCCGCATGAAGGTGGCCACGACCTATTTCGATCCGCTGATCGGCGTTGGTATCACCGAACTGATCCAGCCCAACACGCGCGTAGTGTTTCTTGAATCTCCCGGTTCTATCACGATGGAAGTACAGGATATTCCTGCAATGGTACAGGCCATTCGTGCCGTGGCACCGGAGGTGGTGATCATGATCGACAATACTTGGGCGGCGGGTGTGCTGTTCAAAGCATTAGATTTCGATATTGATATTTCCATCCAGTCTGGCACCAAATACATTATCGGCCACGCTGATTACATGCTCGGCACCGCCGTTGCCAACGCGCGTTGTTGGAACCCACTGCGTGAATATTCCTATCTGATGGGACAAATGGTGGATGCGGATACCGCCTATATGGCGAGCCGTGGCTTGCGCACACTGTGGGTGCGGCTCAAGCAGCATGGGCAGAGCAGTATTGAAGTCGCCAATTGGCTGACTGGTCGGCCTGAGGTCGCCGTGATCAATCATCCGGCACTGCCTAGCTGCAAAGGCCATGAGTTCTACCGCCGCGACTTCAGCGGCTGCAATGGCTTGTTTTCCTTCGTGCTGAAAGATCGTCTGAATGAGAGACAATTAGCCGCCTATCTCGACAACTTCAGCCACTTTAGTATGGCTTACTCCTGGGGGGGGTATGAGTCGTTGATCTTGACCAATCAGCCGGAGGAGTTGGCGGCAGTCCGTCCGGCTGGCGGTGTCGATTTTTCTGGTACTTTGGTGCGCGTACATATCGGCCTGGAAAACGTTGACGACCTGATCGCCGATCTGGCGGCGGGTTTCGAACGCATCGCCAAAGCGTGCTGA
- a CDS encoding DedA family protein, which translates to MDVLRTIIQALWHQDFTALADPSVIWVVYAVLFTTLFLENGLLPAAFLPGDSLLLLSGALIAKGVMGFASTLFILSVAAGLGCWLSYLQGRWLGHTDLVKGWLLHLPAQYHQRAHSLFNRHGLVALLISRFLGFVRTLLPTMAGISGLSSTRFQLFNWLSAAIWVSVLVGLGYVFSQLPWVKRYESVVMTGLMILPLALLMFGLLGTLLVIWRSRKRAASS; encoded by the coding sequence ATGGATGTATTACGTACGATTATTCAAGCACTTTGGCATCAGGACTTTACCGCCCTTGCCGATCCCAGCGTGATTTGGGTGGTTTACGCGGTGCTTTTCACCACCCTATTTTTGGAAAATGGATTACTGCCGGCCGCTTTTCTGCCCGGTGACAGCCTACTGCTGCTGTCTGGTGCGCTGATCGCCAAAGGCGTAATGGGCTTTGCGTCCACCTTATTCATTCTGAGCGTCGCTGCGGGTCTTGGCTGTTGGCTGAGCTATCTGCAAGGGCGCTGGCTGGGCCATACTGACCTGGTGAAAGGCTGGTTACTGCATCTGCCCGCCCAATATCACCAGCGTGCGCATAGCCTGTTCAACCGCCACGGGTTAGTGGCGCTGTTGATCAGCCGCTTTCTCGGCTTTGTCCGTACCCTGCTACCGACCATGGCCGGTATTTCCGGCTTAAGCAGCACGCGTTTTCAACTGTTCAACTGGCTGAGTGCTGCCATTTGGGTTAGCGTTCTGGTTGGCCTCGGTTACGTTTTCAGTCAGCTTCCATGGGTGAAGCGTTACGAAAGCGTGGTGATGACCGGGTTAATGATCCTGCCGCTGGCGTTGCTAATGTTCGGTCTGTTGGGCACCCTACTGGTAATTTGGCGTAGTAGAAAACGCGCCGCCTCGTCCTGA
- the ftsP gene encoding cell division protein FtsP has translation MAFNRRQFIQASSLALCASAMPLRAKASRMQTPLPIPPLLESHHGQPLFLTLQRVHWAFMGNHKASVWGINGMYLGPTVRVHNGDDIKLIYSNRLPEPVAMTISGLQLPGSLIGGAQRMMSPNVNWSPVLPIRQGAATCWYHASTPNRMAPHIYNGLAGLWLVEDKVSKALPLPQHYGVNDFPLIIQDRRFDRFARPEYNPPSQGGFVGDTLLVNGVQTPYVEVSRGWVRLRLLNASNSRRYIMQLSNGQPLNVIASDQGFLPAPVAVQNLSLAPGERREVLIDMSKGEEVTLTTGEVAGIIDRLRALFEPSNLLVSNQVLTLRPTGLLPLVTDNLPMRLLADHLLDGSASCTRDFRLGGNVAGINGTVWAMNRIDGQTQQGTWERWNIHADTPQAFHIQGVKFLIKRVNGVPPMAEDRGWKDTVWVDGDVELLVYFNQSTSEHFPFIYYSQTLELADRGSAGQLMVQPAQ, from the coding sequence ATGGCGTTCAATCGACGTCAGTTTATACAGGCATCGAGCCTGGCGCTATGCGCGTCAGCCATGCCGCTAAGGGCGAAGGCGAGCAGGATGCAGACTCCGTTACCTATTCCCCCGTTGTTAGAATCCCACCATGGTCAGCCGCTATTTTTAACTTTGCAGCGCGTGCATTGGGCATTTATGGGTAACCATAAAGCATCGGTATGGGGCATTAACGGCATGTATCTCGGGCCGACGGTGCGGGTTCACAACGGTGACGACATCAAACTTATTTACAGTAACCGCCTGCCGGAACCGGTGGCAATGACCATCAGTGGTCTTCAACTACCGGGTTCCCTGATAGGCGGTGCACAGCGCATGATGTCGCCCAATGTCAACTGGTCGCCAGTGCTGCCGATACGCCAGGGTGCGGCCACCTGCTGGTATCACGCAAGCACGCCGAACCGTATGGCACCGCATATTTACAACGGCCTGGCTGGCCTATGGCTGGTGGAGGATAAAGTCAGCAAGGCGCTGCCGTTGCCGCAACACTACGGCGTTAACGATTTCCCGCTGATCATTCAGGATAGGCGCTTCGACCGCTTCGCTAGGCCGGAATATAACCCACCCTCGCAAGGGGGATTCGTCGGCGATACACTGTTGGTTAACGGCGTGCAAACCCCCTATGTCGAGGTATCGCGCGGCTGGGTACGCCTACGCCTGCTCAACGCCTCCAACTCACGACGCTACATCATGCAGCTCAGCAATGGTCAGCCGCTTAATGTGATCGCCAGTGATCAAGGCTTCCTGCCAGCACCGGTGGCGGTACAAAACCTGTCTCTGGCACCGGGCGAACGCCGTGAAGTGCTAATCGACATGTCGAAAGGCGAGGAAGTGACCCTCACCACCGGTGAGGTTGCGGGTATTATCGATCGTCTGCGCGCCTTGTTTGAACCCTCGAACCTGTTGGTGTCCAATCAGGTGCTGACGCTGCGGCCAACCGGGCTGCTACCGTTGGTGACCGATAACCTACCCATGCGACTGCTGGCAGATCACCTGCTGGACGGCAGTGCCAGTTGCACCCGTGATTTCCGCTTGGGCGGCAATGTGGCCGGCATTAACGGCACTGTCTGGGCGATGAATCGTATCGACGGGCAAACCCAACAGGGTACTTGGGAACGCTGGAATATCCATGCAGATACGCCGCAGGCGTTCCATATTCAGGGCGTAAAATTCCTGATTAAGCGCGTTAACGGTGTGCCGCCGATGGCGGAAGATCGTGGCTGGAAGGATACCGTCTGGGTCGATGGTGATGTCGAACTGCTGGTTTACTTCAACCAGTCAACCTCGGAACATTTCCCGTTCATCTATTATAGCCAAACGCTAGAGCTGGCGGATCGTGGTAGCGCCGGACAGCTGATGGTGCAGCCAGCGCAGTAA